The genomic region atggaataaaccaaaaaggatatcgaTGTTATAGCCCAAAAAGGCGTCATGTTTTTACCACGATGAATTGTGATTTTGTTGAAACTGAATATTTTTACAATAATACCctactcacgagtgagggggagaatgaaagtaatgacactctcagttggatGACATGGGTTCAACATCAAATACCTCAAACACAAAACCCTGAACCACCTCAAACACGAGAACCCGAGCCAACACAAAACTCCGAACCGATACAAACTCCAACACTAAACCCCGAGCCAACACAAGACCATGAACCCACAGAAACTACCCCACCAAACCATGAGACTACTGAAACCTCCTCGAACAATGAACATTAAACCCATGAGGTACAAAATGGCACAAACTCCGATGAAACCACCCAACAATATGTCATACCTCAAAGAGTCAATAGAGGTGTCCCACCTAAACGATACTCACCAGAAAAAGAAGCGCAAAGATCCAAATACCCTATGGCTAATATAGCACAGGGTAATCTGTCAAAAGAAGCTCATAAGTTTAACTCCGCAATCTACTCTGAAAATATTTCAACCTCCATTGAACAAGCTCTAAAATCAAAAAACTGGAAAAACGCAAAGGAGGTTGAAATAAAAGCTTTGAATGATAATAACACGTGGGAAAAATGTGCCATGCCTCAAGGAAAGAAACCAGTGGGAAGTCGATGGGTATTTACGATAAAATATAACTCAAACATACGGGATTGATTACTCTGAAACCTTCTCACCAGTTGCAAagattgataccattagagttctcttctctatcgctgcaaatgaagattggccacttcatcaatttgatgtgaagaatgcttttctccaTGGCAAATTAAAAGaggaagtctatatggaagcaccaccTTGATTCTCCGACAACTTTAAAAacagggaagtttgtcgacttaaaaaggcATTATATGAGCTAAAACAATCACCAcaggcttggtttgggagatttacacttttcatgaaaaaatatgattttaaacaaagcaactcggatcatactctcttttttaaacgaaaaggaaatttaattacatgcttaatcatttatgttgatgatatgataataacaggaaacgataaagaggaaatttttaacttaaaaatgaacttatttaaagaatttgaaatgaaagatttgaGCAGACTTAAGTATTTTTTGGGGATTGGGGTATTAcaatcccaacagggaatatttatctgtcaaaagaagtatgttcttgattttaTTGCAGAAACatgtatgattgattgcaaaccagctgatactccaatgattccaaaccagaaACTGTATGTGGAAGATGAAGCTGATCTTGCTGacaaagggcaataccaaaggatggtgggaaaactcatctatcttgctcacactcggcctgatatagcacatgcagttggagttgtgagtcaattcatgcatcaaccacaagttcaccatatggaagctgtCATGAGAATCATCAGATACTTGAAGAAGACATCAGATCATGGAGTTGTTTTCGAAAGACATGGACACCTAAAGACtcaaatatatacagatgcaagttgggctggagaaaaaggggaTAGAAAATCTACATCCGGATTCTTCACACTTGTTGGAGGTAATCTGGTGGCATGGACAAGTAAGAAACAAAAAGCTGTATCTCTTTCAAGTGCCGAGTTAGAATTTAGGGGAATAGCAAAAGGAGCTGTTGAAGCGCTATGGATCAAGAAATTGCCGACAGAAATAGGTTTCCCTCCAAATGTGGCAATTCAAATCTTATGCAACAATGAAGCAGCAATTGCCATTTCAGAGAATCCAGTTCAGCACGATCGAACCAAACATGTGGAAATAGACCGACATTTTATTCGAGAAAAGTTAGATGGTGAAATCATCTCTCTCCCATCTATCAGATCAGAAAGTTAGCCGACATCCTCACCAAATCAGTCAACGGAAGACTCTTCAGTGAAGTTCTTGGCAAGTTGAATATCGGGAACccaactattcaacttgagggggagtgttagaatgcAGTCAAGAGAAGTCAAAGAAAGTCAACTTACTTTTTAGAGTAAGTTGACTATAGGATCAGAAGTATGCACTTCATCACTTCCTATTTTGTACAAGTCACAAGGCAACCAGTTTTCTGTGTATACAAACGGCTATACTCTGCACAATTCCTCTTTTGTAAAAGGGGTTCCAAAAGCTAATTTGGAGCCATACCTTCTAAGGAAATAGCTGTTAGGGTGAGTCTGTATATATAATCATGTATCCAGTGTCATAATTAATTGATTGTATCAACAAAATATATGAAATCAATATTCAGTCAATATATTCATCATCAGTCATTATTTAGCTTTCGAATCTATTAAATAACAGGGTCTATGTCTATATTGGGCCTGCTTGGTTGGGAGGGGGGAGTTTCAGGTATACGTGAGGTAGGTGAGTAGTTATTCGGTTTAACGTTAGGTGAGCCGTTACCTTTTGTGAAGAGTTTCCATTAGGAATATGTTGGTTGTAATTAAGGTCAGAGGAATAATTGGTGGTTTCATTGCGTTTGGTTGATTGGTGCGACGATTGAGTTTCTGTTATAGCAGCCTCGGGTGTACTGTTGCCGGATTTTTTCACGGTGAAGAAGTGGTCACCGTCCATGAGTGATTCTTCATCGGAGATGTGATCATCAGACAGTATTATCTTCTTCCCAATCTGAGGTACTTGTGTTGTTTAGGTTGAATTCGATAGGTACAGAGAGATCTTCAATAACAAATATATCTGAGGTTTTAGTTTCGTTTGTGACATTGTTAGAGACATATGTGATTTTGACTTGACCATCGATATATTTATGAATGCCTGATTTGATGAGGACCATGCCGGAAGTTAGATTTTGGTTACCAATGTTATCTATAGAGCAATTTTTCAGAATCAAAACTTCAACCAGCATTCAGCAATTGATTTAAATGTCTTTTCATTCCATGTTGTGATCGGGACACCATTGATTTTGAGCCAGACTAAACGACCTGAGGATACATATTGTTCAGGATCCCATGGTCTGATATTGTCAAGCCATTGCCAAAGAGGGTGTTTTTCATCGTAAAGCATATCAAGTGCAGGTTTTTTATCTTCGTAAATAAGCATGACATCGTGACCTCCGAGATATTTGATTGCAAAGCCATTTCAGTTTTGCAGAGTTCACAAAAATAATCGAGGTATTCAGTTTTTTTTACACCTCCGATGACAGCATGACCTAGGGTGTCAAATAGTGCAGCATCAAGTTCAACATTGATTGTGAAGGTTTTACCAGGGAGATTGCCACTCTGCTTGTTGAAATTGTTACCTGCCATGTTGTGGCCTGTGGTGTTATTGTAAATGACATCCGAGTACCTGCGATCGTCTACTAACTTGTTAGGTACATACCTTGGTAGTGGATCAGAGTTGTCATTTGATGTGTTCTTCACCGGTGTGTTCGAGTGAGTGGTGTACTATGTGCCTAACAAGTTATACATTTGATGTCGTTATAAATATCAATCGCAGCTTTCTTAAACAATATGCATACAAAAATTTATGGTGTTTCTCACCCAACCCCCCATCACAACGCCAGGTGTTGTGGGCGTCACTGAAACGCTCAAATGCCTTTTCTTTCCCGTAATGAATGGTCTATGCTAACCTATCATCTACTCTTATTTAAGTGGGACGAGCATGTTAGACAGTATTCTCTTAGAATAAAGTTGTAGCTCAACCAAATTATGTAGTGGGCTCGGTCCATTAGATTAAGTTATGTTTATGATTACCATGTAATCTATATATCGTTAATGAATAAAGCATGATAGCTATGGGGTGTTTCGTTATCTTACGGAGAATACCTATGGGGTGTTTCATTATCTTACAGAGAAGTGTGATTAATATAGGGCCCAAAACTTATCAAAAATGTCATGTTACACGATGTATCAAATTTTAATGTGGCAGGTACGATAATCTATGTGtacatttcattataaatatcagttGCAGCTTTAAACAATATACATACAAAAATTTATGGTTAGTCCCAAACTTAAATGTTTACAATATACGTCACAAAAAGATCAAACTGTACTTTCATACATTAAATGTTGCAAAACTTAACTAGACCAATGACTACTGTATTACATCCTTGAACTCGAACCAAGTAAACCGTTCGAAGAAGGTGAGCTCGTTTCACTTAGCCATTGTTCCTCCACAAATCCAGGTGCAATGTTTCTTCCATTCGCAGAATCCATGCTATCAAACAAACGTTTATTATCAAATTCGTCGTTTTTGGCCTCCTTACACGTTTCTTTCTCATCAACTGTTGATAGTGATGACGAATTAGAAACGTCTAGTAATAGCAAAATGTTCTCTTCTCTAGACGTCCGAATTTGCTCCAACTCAGCCGCCACCTCACTCATAGACGGTCTCATCTCACTATAAAACGCAAGGCATCTAAATGCTATTTCGGCAACCTTATTAATCGATGAAAAGGTCCAAGCGTCTTTATTAGCTTCAAGGGACGGGTCGATTATCTCATCAAGACAACCCTTTTTTATTCGATCAACGGCTAGTGCAGCTAGATTGACCTCATTTTGTCGTCGGGAAAAATCTAGGGCTTTAAAAGCGGATATAATCTCAATTAACACAACTCCAAAGCTATAAACGTCACTCTTATCTGATAAATGAAAATTCTGATGATATTCGGGGTCTAAATATCCCGGCGTCCCTTGTGGGGCCGTTGAAATGTGCGACGACTCCATTATTCCCAATCTTGAAAGTCCAAAATCTGCCACTTTTGTTTTGAAACTATAATCTAACAAAATGTTGCTAGATTTAACATCTCTATGATAAATTGGTGGATCCAAATTCGAGTGTAGATAAGCAATCGCCTGAGCGGTTTCACTAGCAATTGTGAGGCGAACGGGCCAGGGTAGCCCGTTTCCCCTTTCTTTCCTTAAGTGTTGCGATAATGTGCCATTTGGCATAAACTCGTACACAAGTATTTGTTCATCTTTATCAACCGAACAACCTAATAATCTAACAAGATTTGGGTGACTTACCGATGACAAAAGTTTGATCTCATTCATAACTTGATCGATGTTTTCATCACCATCGGATCGATGTTTAATTCGTTTGATGGCAACCCATTCTCCGTTATGAAGTTTGCCAGAGTAGACGGTACCATAAGCTCCAGTTCCTAACCGTTGTTTTTCAGAGAAATTATTTGTAGCCTTTTCGATATCTTTGTACGTGTAAATTGGGATTGTGATGCCTTTCGCTTCGTAAAATTGTCTGCTTATTTTACTTCGTGATTTTGATATTGTACGACGACGAATAAAGCATATAATCAAGCCTATGCAAATGATCAATGAAGCTCCCACAACAACAGCTGAAAAAAGTGAcaaattattatgttatttttgtaCTGTTTGATCATTTTACGGAAATACAATATCTGATAAAATTTAAAAATTAGAAAGAAATAAAAAATACCTCCGACTAAAACCCCAACTCTGCCACTCCCTCCACAATGACCAGAGAAATATTTTGAAGCGTTGCAACCAGAAGAGTCTGTAATTTttgttttataattataattataataaaataacaaataataaataataaatattaaaaagtACTCCATAGTaaataacaaatataaatataactagttGTAATAGTAATCGTATCGTAATATAAAAAAATATTCACTCACATCCTACATTTTACATTCTAATTAAACGCAAAAATGTTACGATTATTATTGTTACTTCATAAGAAGTAAAAATACATAGCTAAAAGAATTATCGATTTATTCATCTTTGgaaatataatttgtatatttttatctGTTTTTTCTGGTAAATTGCATAAATGGTCCCAGATTGATACTTATTCTCATAACACCATTTTTAACCAAGATCGGAAAAGTGGGAAAAGTGGCGTGTTGATAGGTGAGGTGGGGTGCTTGACAGGTGTGCTGGTTAACTGAGAAATAATGAATTGATGTGTTGAGTAACGTGTTGGATGATATGTTAAAATATGATTGAAAGTTAGATGAGATAGTGAATGAAAACTAAAGAAAAAACAAATTCGACCAATCAAAATTTAGCACACCAAAAGGATAATGTGGTGAAATTTGTTTTGAATAATCTGATTAAATATGATTGATAATTAAGTAAAaaagataagtatatatatatatatatatatatatatatatatatatatatatatatatatatatatatatatatatatatatatatattctttatatataacacatatatacatacacattacatattattatatataatgatgatgatgatgataataataataataataataataataataataataataataataataataataaaatttagcacGGATAATGTGGTGAAATTTGTTTTGAATAATCTGATTAAATATGATTGATAATTAAGTAAAAaagataagtttatatatatatatatatatatatatatatatatatatatatatatatatatatatatatatatatatatatatatatatatatatataacacatatatacatacatattacatattattatatataattatataatgataataataataaaaataataataataataataataataataataataataataataataataataataataataataataataaataaataaataaataaataagtaagtaACAAACGCCAGAAAATACCTCATCCAAAATTAAAATCGCCTGTTACAATCGCCACGTGTACCCCGGGATCGATTGCGATAAGATTTGTTTAAGGTTCCGGCTTAGTTGACTTTTGCTCTTTGGTGAGTGTTATGGTTTGTTTACTGAATTCGAGCCTTGTAGCGCTATTGTCTCGTATGTGTCTTTTTTAGTCTTTTTCATGTATTAATAAAAAGGATTTGATTTTTATGTTTTGTAATTTtagaaataaataataataatggaataaTGTGTCTAAACTACAATACCATTCATACAATCTACAGTATTTTATTTCACATAATTTTGACCAATTATATTTAGACAAGTATACAGACAATTtcaatttttttattataaaatactATATATACTTCTTTAAGACTTTGGATCGATTGATCAATTAGATTCGTTTCTATTAATAAACTTTTGGAAAGTAAGGTATAAACTAAAAAGTGGTAGAAGAAAAGAAGCCATGTTGCATTTTTATAATCAGATGCGTCCCACAAGGTTAGGTGATGTAGGCCTTTAGCCGTTGTCATCTGGTTTGAAATAATGGTAGTTTTGTTAAAGTATGAAACAAAATAATGTTATCTTATATTAATACTTTTTTAAAGGCaacaattatattatattactatt from Rutidosis leptorrhynchoides isolate AG116_Rl617_1_P2 chromosome 9, CSIRO_AGI_Rlap_v1, whole genome shotgun sequence harbors:
- the LOC139868196 gene encoding secreted RxLR effector protein 161-like, which encodes MEAVMRIIRYLKKTSDHGVVFERHGHLKTQIYTDASWAGEKGDRKSTSGFFTLVGGNLVAWTSKKQKAVSLSSAELEFRGIAKGAVEALWIKKLPTEIGFPPNVAIQILCNNEAAIAISENPVQHDRTKHVEIDRHFIREKLDGEIISLPSIRSES
- the LOC139866043 gene encoding wall-associated receptor kinase-like 14; translation: MIKLQNIFIIFTTTLLISPSIKSQKPTTCNRSCPGGQLDPLPYPFGFSSGCEIQLNCTSNGSVLINEFPVQEVHSDGLLVSLPAMCGRQVHALAHLYGEHYAPTSTNAILMENCTEQMKNCMIPATMLRTHLEIVNCSDGEVGYGNVSCYSSDISQMFLDYTNVTKMGCRYLLTGVATEKIGDSPAVSLNIQMVKLGWWLKGTCDCASDADCISIVSPVDASNGYRCKCRTDFEGDGYKASSGCRKLQDSSGCNASKYFSGHCGGSGRVGVLVGAVVVGASLIICIGLIICFIRRRTISKSRSKISRQFYEAKGITIPIYTYKDIEKATNNFSEKQRLGTGAYGTVYSGKLHNGEWVAIKRIKHRSDGDENIDQVMNEIKLLSSVSHPNLVRLLGCSVDKDEQILVYEFMPNGTLSQHLRKERGNGLPWPVRLTIASETAQAIAYLHSNLDPPIYHRDVKSSNILLDYSFKTKVADFGLSRLGIMESSHISTAPQGTPGYLDPEYHQNFHLSDKSDVYSFGVVLIEIISAFKALDFSRRQNEVNLAALAVDRIKKGCLDEIIDPSLEANKDAWTFSSINKVAEIAFRCLAFYSEMRPSMSEVAAELEQIRTSREENILLLLDVSNSSSLSTVDEKETCKEAKNDEFDNKRLFDSMDSANGRNIAPGFVEEQWLSETSSPSSNGLLGSSSRM